In Macrobrachium nipponense isolate FS-2020 chromosome 25, ASM1510439v2, whole genome shotgun sequence, one genomic interval encodes:
- the LOC135199476 gene encoding gamma-aminobutyric acid receptor-associated protein — protein sequence MKWQYKEEHPFEKRRAEGEKIRKKYPDRVPVIVEKAPKARIGDLDKKKYLVPSDLTVGQFYFLIRKRIHLRPEDALFFFVNNVIPPTSATMGSLYQEHHEEDFFLYIAYSDESVYGELC from the exons ATGAAGTGGCAATACAAGGAGGAGCACCCCTTCGAGAAGAGGAGGGCCGAAGGGGAGAAGATCAGAAAGAAGTACCCGGATCGAGTTCCC GTAATTGTAGAAAAGGCCCCCAAAGCTCGTATTGGTGATCTGGACAAGAAGAAGTATCTCGTTCCAAGTGACCTTACTGTTGGCCAGTTTTATTTCTTAATCCGTAAGCGTATTCACCTTCGACCAGAGGATGCCCTTTTCTTCTTTGTCAATAATGTTATTCCTCCTACATCTGCAACTATGGGCTCACTCTACCAG GAACACCATGAAGAGGACTTTTTCTTGTACATAGCATACAGTGATGAAAGCGTTTATGGCGAATTATGTTGA